One stretch of Stigmatella aurantiaca DNA includes these proteins:
- a CDS encoding PAS domain-containing protein: MGWEFLLESLPDAVLVLDSDWRIRALNTVAEGIIGRTREALAGRNLWAELPDLSEAPLGAALRAAQASGERSTHTGSFAPFGAWFEARLVPQAGGLVVFIRDVSPLHEAELERSRLVAAERAASERAEQAAHRLTRLQEFTARLSAARSPEEVTQQTVASAMAAVGATLAMVGVPTETLRTLRVAACQGAPSHVLREYQVLPLDAPLPMSVAFQGEAEWVESPEALGARYPGLAKTLAGSAVAHALASLPLAVEGRVLGVLTLCYPEPHAFTAEEREFLLALARHSALALDRARLLAEGETQRARLEELVMCAPAVVSVTRGSGHRYVLCNPRYRQLLGGKDLTGMSAREAVPVLEGQGVFEAMDRVYETGEPFISKEFPVRLGPKSDVPSEAFFDFVHQPLRDSDGRVEGIATFAFDVTDQVLARRTVEELLRDMARSEERFRAFLTATSEIIWDMPPQGGFDSDQPGWRAFTGQSREALLGWGWLDAVHPEDRQATRQAWRDAVKAGTLFQNEVRLRRQDGMYRHMQMRAVPVLELDGTVREWVGIHRDITRQREDEVERARLLSREQRHRAQLQGLAAASLAIGQAASLDAVLLVITEQARELIGAHQSVTSLTTGEDGAQSISAVSLSEKYSQYRGYSPRADGWGFSAQVCRTNRPLRMAQPELEAHPAWRSIGKSEAEHPPPRGWLAVPLVGSSGSNLGLIQLSDRHEGDFTAEDEAILVQLARMASVAIENARLMAESQAANRAKDEFLAVMSHELRTPLTAVLGWTQMLRTRRGDAAIQEKGLDVIERNARSLAQLIEDVLDVSRILTGKLTLHQRAVDLAGVVQAAVEVVRPRAEQKGVVLVLEAVGGGGMVTGDPGRLQQVFWNLLVNAVKFTPAGGRVEVRVDRDNAEWRVWIKDSGQGIRVEALPHLFERFWQADGSSTREHGGLGLGLAIVRHLVELHRGEVEAESAGLGHGSTFTVRLPVPALLPEPERAASAAEGGVPQVRLDGVRVLLVEDAEDARELISLLLRDRGAQVRAVANAREAMESLEADLPDVVVSDIGLPGEDGHALLKRMRAWAEAKDQWLPAIALTAYAGAEDARRAYRAGFQVHMAKPLESDALVESVARLAARDREAGPHAG; this comes from the coding sequence ATGGGATGGGAGTTCCTCCTGGAGAGCCTCCCCGATGCGGTGCTCGTGCTGGATTCCGACTGGCGCATCCGCGCCCTCAACACGGTGGCCGAGGGCATCATCGGCCGCACCCGGGAGGCGCTGGCCGGGCGCAACCTGTGGGCGGAGCTGCCGGACCTGTCGGAGGCCCCCTTGGGGGCGGCCCTGCGCGCGGCCCAGGCCAGCGGCGAGCGCAGCACGCACACGGGCTCCTTCGCGCCCTTTGGCGCGTGGTTCGAGGCGCGGCTCGTTCCGCAGGCCGGGGGGCTGGTGGTCTTCATCCGGGACGTCTCGCCGCTGCACGAGGCGGAGCTGGAGCGGAGCCGGCTGGTGGCCGCCGAGCGCGCCGCGTCCGAGCGGGCCGAGCAGGCCGCGCACCGGCTCACGCGCCTGCAGGAGTTCACCGCGCGCCTGTCCGCCGCGCGCTCACCGGAGGAGGTGACGCAGCAGACGGTGGCGAGCGCCATGGCGGCGGTGGGCGCGACGCTGGCCATGGTGGGCGTGCCCACCGAGACGCTGCGCACCCTGCGCGTGGCGGCCTGCCAGGGTGCGCCCTCCCACGTCCTGCGGGAGTACCAGGTGCTGCCGCTGGACGCGCCGCTGCCCATGTCGGTGGCGTTCCAGGGCGAGGCGGAGTGGGTGGAGTCTCCCGAGGCGCTGGGGGCGCGCTACCCCGGGCTGGCGAAGACGCTCGCGGGCAGCGCGGTGGCGCACGCGCTGGCGAGCCTGCCGCTGGCGGTGGAGGGGCGGGTGCTGGGGGTGTTGACGCTGTGCTACCCCGAGCCGCACGCCTTCACGGCGGAGGAGCGGGAGTTCCTGCTGGCCCTGGCCCGGCACAGCGCGCTGGCGCTCGACCGGGCGCGGCTGCTGGCGGAGGGCGAGACGCAGCGGGCGCGGCTGGAGGAGCTGGTGATGTGCGCCCCGGCGGTGGTGTCCGTCACGCGCGGCTCGGGGCACCGCTACGTGCTGTGCAACCCGCGCTACCGGCAGCTCCTGGGGGGCAAGGACCTGACGGGCATGTCCGCGCGCGAGGCCGTGCCCGTGCTGGAGGGCCAGGGCGTCTTCGAGGCGATGGACCGGGTGTACGAGACGGGGGAGCCCTTCATCAGCAAGGAGTTCCCGGTGCGGCTGGGGCCCAAGTCGGACGTGCCCTCCGAGGCCTTCTTCGACTTCGTCCACCAGCCGCTGCGCGACTCGGACGGGCGGGTGGAGGGCATCGCCACGTTCGCCTTCGACGTGACGGACCAGGTGCTGGCGCGGCGCACGGTGGAGGAGCTGCTGCGGGACATGGCGCGCAGCGAGGAGCGCTTCCGCGCGTTCCTCACCGCCACCTCGGAGATCATCTGGGACATGCCGCCCCAGGGCGGGTTCGACTCGGATCAGCCGGGCTGGCGGGCCTTCACGGGCCAGTCGCGCGAGGCGCTGCTGGGCTGGGGCTGGCTGGATGCGGTGCACCCGGAGGACCGGCAGGCCACGCGGCAGGCCTGGCGCGACGCGGTGAAGGCGGGCACGCTCTTCCAGAACGAGGTGCGGCTGCGGCGGCAGGACGGGATGTACCGCCACATGCAGATGCGCGCGGTGCCGGTGCTGGAGCTGGACGGCACGGTGCGCGAGTGGGTGGGCATCCACCGCGACATTACGCGCCAGCGCGAGGACGAGGTGGAGCGGGCGCGGCTGCTGTCGCGCGAGCAGCGGCACCGGGCGCAGCTCCAGGGGCTGGCGGCGGCGTCGCTGGCCATTGGCCAGGCGGCCTCGCTGGACGCGGTGCTCCTGGTCATCACCGAGCAGGCGCGAGAGCTCATCGGCGCGCACCAGTCCGTCACCAGCCTGACGACGGGCGAGGACGGGGCGCAGTCCATCAGCGCGGTGTCGCTGTCGGAGAAGTACTCGCAGTACCGGGGGTACTCGCCGCGGGCGGACGGCTGGGGCTTCTCGGCGCAGGTGTGCCGGACGAACCGGCCCCTGCGCATGGCGCAGCCGGAGCTGGAGGCGCACCCGGCGTGGCGGAGCATCGGCAAGTCCGAGGCGGAGCACCCGCCCCCGCGCGGGTGGCTCGCGGTGCCGCTGGTGGGCAGCAGCGGCAGCAACCTGGGGCTCATCCAGCTGTCGGACCGGCACGAGGGGGACTTCACCGCCGAGGACGAGGCCATCCTGGTGCAGCTGGCGCGCATGGCCTCGGTGGCCATCGAGAACGCGCGGCTGATGGCGGAGTCCCAGGCGGCCAACCGCGCGAAGGACGAGTTCCTGGCGGTGATGAGCCACGAGCTGCGCACGCCGCTGACGGCGGTGCTGGGCTGGACGCAGATGCTGCGCACGCGCCGCGGTGACGCGGCCATCCAGGAGAAGGGGCTGGATGTCATCGAGCGCAACGCGCGCTCGCTGGCGCAGCTCATCGAGGACGTGCTGGACGTGTCGCGCATCCTCACGGGCAAGCTGACGCTGCACCAGCGCGCGGTGGACCTGGCCGGCGTGGTGCAGGCGGCGGTGGAGGTGGTGCGTCCCCGGGCGGAGCAGAAGGGCGTGGTGCTGGTGCTGGAGGCGGTGGGGGGCGGGGGGATGGTGACGGGAGACCCGGGGCGGTTGCAGCAGGTGTTCTGGAACCTGCTGGTGAACGCGGTGAAGTTCACCCCGGCCGGCGGGCGGGTGGAGGTGCGGGTGGACCGGGACAACGCCGAGTGGCGGGTGTGGATCAAGGACTCGGGCCAGGGCATCCGGGTGGAGGCGCTGCCGCACCTCTTCGAGCGCTTCTGGCAGGCGGACGGCAGCAGCACGCGGGAGCACGGCGGGCTGGGGCTGGGGCTGGCCATCGTGCGGCACCTGGTGGAGCTGCACCGGGGCGAGGTGGAGGCGGAGAGCGCGGGGCTGGGCCATGGCTCCACCTTCACGGTGCGCCTGCCGGTGCCGGCCCTGCTGCCCGAGCCGGAGCGCGCGGCCTCCGCCGCGGAGGGCGGGGTGCCCCAGGTGCGGCTGGACGGGGTGCGCGTGCTGCTGGTGGAGGACGCGGAGGACGCACGCGAGCTCATCTCCCTGCTGCTGAGGGACCGGGGCGCCCAGGTGCGCGCGGTGGCCAACGCCCGGGAGGCGATGGAGAGCCTGGAGGCGGACTTGCCGGACGTGGTGGTGTCGGACATCGGCCTGCCGGGCGAGGACGGCCATGCCCTGCTCAAGCGGATGCGGGCGTGGGCGGAGGCGAAGGACCAGTGGCTGCCGGCCATCGCGCTGACGGCGTACGCGGGGGCGGAGGACGCGCGGCGGGCCTACCGGGCGGGCTTCCAGGTCCACATGGCCAAGCCGCTGGAGTCGGACGCGCTGGTGGAGTCCGTGGCCCGGCTGGCGGCGCGGGACCGGGAGGCGGGGCCGCACGCCGGTTGA
- a CDS encoding c-type cytochrome encodes MNAWRALALGGWVMAMGCKPQAPKFEPLALGDGRTVSVAALERGHSVYMQYCMSCHGERGDGQGPSASGMRPPPRNFWQGLFKFGGVAAGELPTDAALKRTVRRGLHGTPMLPWDVPEADVEAVVQYLKTFSPRWRQEAPGQPLALSEDPWKGREPEAVARGQAVYHVASAGHAGCSGCHIAYLPKPELEALTERVTGRKVDLSKADPYTALARESDYAVAVNAQGEPTQTAKVLPPDFLVHRLRTVWPLEEEVEGAEYTPARQREDLYRVIAAGVGGAAMPTWKGALPEENLWALTYYVQTLVNLRDTREGQALKERLLAPQR; translated from the coding sequence ATGAACGCGTGGCGTGCCCTGGCCCTCGGCGGCTGGGTGATGGCGATGGGGTGCAAGCCGCAGGCGCCGAAGTTCGAGCCCCTGGCGCTGGGAGACGGGCGCACGGTCAGCGTGGCCGCGCTGGAGCGCGGCCACTCGGTCTACATGCAGTACTGCATGTCCTGCCACGGCGAGCGCGGGGATGGGCAGGGGCCCTCGGCCTCGGGCATGCGTCCTCCGCCGCGCAACTTCTGGCAGGGGCTGTTCAAGTTCGGAGGCGTGGCGGCGGGCGAGCTGCCCACGGACGCGGCGCTGAAGCGCACGGTGCGGCGCGGGCTGCACGGCACGCCCATGCTGCCGTGGGACGTGCCCGAGGCGGACGTGGAGGCCGTGGTGCAGTACCTGAAGACGTTCAGCCCCCGCTGGCGCCAGGAGGCCCCCGGGCAGCCGCTGGCCCTCTCCGAGGACCCGTGGAAGGGGCGCGAGCCGGAGGCGGTGGCGCGGGGCCAGGCGGTGTACCACGTGGCGAGCGCGGGCCACGCGGGGTGCTCGGGCTGCCACATCGCCTACCTGCCGAAGCCCGAGCTGGAGGCACTGACGGAGCGGGTGACGGGCCGCAAGGTGGACCTGAGCAAGGCGGATCCGTACACGGCCCTGGCGCGAGAGTCGGACTACGCGGTGGCGGTGAACGCCCAGGGCGAGCCCACGCAGACGGCGAAGGTGCTGCCGCCGGACTTCCTCGTGCACCGGCTGCGCACGGTGTGGCCGCTGGAAGAAGAGGTGGAGGGCGCGGAGTACACGCCCGCGCGGCAGCGGGAGGATCTCTACCGCGTCATCGCCGCGGGGGTGGGCGGGGCGGCCATGCCGACGTGGAAGGGCGCCCTCCCGGAAGAGAACCTGTGGGCGCTCACGTATTACGTCCAGACGCTGGTGAACCTGCGGGACACGCGCGAGGGACAGGCCCTGAAGGAGCGGCTGCTCGCGCCCCAGCGCTGA
- a CDS encoding cytochrome C oxidase subunit III: MPSLSPESDPADAATPVFGVTVGLLAWGMFFAALVFAVGFLRLRESWPPAGLPPLPRILPVLGIVLLAGAALLLHQGARHAPARGYVVGALVAQVGFLAVQGFVLSTLWRAGLRLPEGGAYASAVHGLGALHAAHVLPGVAGLALWGLRRGAALKPWALYGDFLAVTGAMVLGAVYLT, from the coding sequence ATGCCCTCCCTTTCCCCAGAGAGCGATCCGGCGGATGCGGCCACCCCCGTGTTCGGGGTGACGGTGGGCCTGCTGGCGTGGGGGATGTTCTTCGCGGCGCTGGTGTTCGCGGTGGGCTTCCTGCGGCTGCGTGAATCCTGGCCTCCTGCCGGCCTGCCGCCGCTGCCCCGGATCCTTCCCGTGCTGGGCATCGTGTTGCTGGCAGGGGCGGCGCTCCTGCTCCACCAGGGCGCACGCCATGCGCCCGCGCGCGGATACGTGGTGGGGGCGCTGGTGGCCCAGGTGGGGTTCCTCGCGGTGCAGGGCTTCGTTCTGAGCACCCTGTGGCGCGCGGGGCTGCGGCTGCCGGAAGGCGGCGCGTATGCCTCGGCGGTCCACGGCCTGGGCGCGCTGCACGCGGCCCATGTGCTGCCGGGGGTGGCAGGGCTCGCGTTATGGGGACTCCGGCGCGGGGCCGCGCTGAAGCCCTGGGCGCTCTATGGCGATTTCCTGGCGGTGACGGGGGCGATGGTCCTCGGGGCGGTGTACCTGACATGA
- a CDS encoding HAD family hydrolase → MLTIFDCDGVLIDSEILAAGVHADLLTEMGMAITLEEVITRFTGLTHEHIVHLVAQQLGRPLPEDYRQRALTELDRRMEAVKPIPGVQDMLDQLTGPRCVCSNSGSARLQLSLTATGLWERLAPHIFSAPEVGRSKPAPDVFLHAAKVFGVSPAKTLVVEDSAHGVSGAVAAGMRVIGFTGGGHTWPGHAETLKQAGAVQVFSRLPDVAEALRTLHA, encoded by the coding sequence GTGCTCACCATCTTTGATTGTGACGGCGTGTTGATCGACTCGGAGATCCTCGCCGCGGGCGTCCATGCCGACTTGCTGACGGAGATGGGGATGGCCATCACCCTGGAGGAGGTCATCACCCGCTTCACCGGCCTCACCCACGAGCACATCGTCCACCTCGTCGCCCAGCAGCTCGGCCGTCCCCTGCCCGAGGACTACCGGCAGCGCGCGCTCACGGAGCTCGACCGCCGGATGGAGGCCGTGAAGCCCATTCCGGGCGTCCAGGACATGCTGGATCAGCTCACCGGCCCGCGCTGCGTCTGCTCGAACTCGGGCAGCGCGCGGCTCCAGCTCAGCCTGACGGCCACCGGGCTCTGGGAGCGCCTCGCCCCGCACATCTTCTCCGCCCCCGAGGTGGGCCGCTCCAAGCCCGCGCCGGACGTCTTCCTGCACGCGGCGAAGGTGTTCGGCGTCAGCCCCGCGAAGACCCTCGTCGTCGAGGACTCCGCGCACGGCGTGTCCGGGGCGGTCGCGGCCGGCATGCGGGTGATTGGCTTCACCGGTGGGGGGCACACCTGGCCCGGCCATGCCGAGACCCTGAAGCAGGCGGGCGCCGTCCAGGTGTTCTCCCGCCTGCCGGACGTGGCCGAGGCCCTGCGAACCCTCCACGCCTGA
- a CDS encoding RCC1 domain-containing protein, whose amino-acid sequence MTSRVRGGMLGVCLGMGVAASCGPPSGPPPDPEAWSAAQGAVGREAPPVNSGLVPVQVPGLRGGVAVAAGYTHALAVLEDTTVWAWGGNADGQLGDGTHRPHAEPRRVPGLSGVVAVAAGGLHSLAVRTDGTVWAWGNNQQGRLGDGSLTSRATPVRVRELGGAVAVAAGSAHSLAVRADGTVWAWGSNAFGQLGDGTLSHRATPVRVQGLRDVVAVAAGGLHSLAVRADGTVWVWGYDASRQGNPGRQGATGQPSVPERVPGLSEAVAVDAGLWLSRVVRADGSVWTVGAGPRPVPVPGLGRVVSVASGGLHALAVRANGTVWTWEDGGEEARHPVPGLDQVVTVAEGIDHALAVRRDGTIWAWTPPASALPSEGPPLP is encoded by the coding sequence ATGACAAGCCGTGTACGGGGCGGGATGCTGGGCGTCTGTCTGGGCATGGGGGTGGCGGCCAGCTGCGGTCCGCCCTCCGGCCCCCCCCCTGACCCAGAGGCGTGGAGCGCGGCCCAGGGGGCGGTAGGGCGGGAAGCGCCGCCCGTGAATTCAGGGCTCGTGCCCGTGCAGGTGCCCGGGCTGCGCGGCGGGGTGGCGGTGGCCGCGGGCTACACCCACGCGCTGGCGGTGCTGGAGGACACGACGGTGTGGGCCTGGGGCGGCAACGCGGACGGCCAGCTCGGCGATGGCACCCACCGTCCCCACGCCGAGCCCAGGCGGGTGCCGGGGCTGAGCGGGGTGGTGGCGGTGGCGGCCGGCGGGCTGCACTCGCTGGCGGTGCGCACGGACGGCACCGTGTGGGCCTGGGGCAACAACCAGCAGGGGCGGCTGGGGGATGGCTCGCTCACCTCGCGTGCCACGCCGGTGCGGGTGCGGGAGCTGGGGGGCGCGGTGGCCGTGGCCGCGGGCTCCGCCCACTCGCTGGCGGTGCGCGCGGACGGCACCGTGTGGGCCTGGGGCTCCAACGCGTTTGGCCAGCTCGGCGATGGCACGCTGAGCCACCGCGCCACGCCGGTGCGCGTGCAGGGCCTGCGGGACGTGGTGGCGGTGGCGGCCGGCGGGCTGCACTCGCTGGCGGTGCGCGCGGACGGCACCGTCTGGGTGTGGGGGTACGACGCCTCCCGCCAGGGCAATCCGGGCCGTCAGGGCGCCACCGGGCAGCCCTCCGTGCCGGAGCGGGTGCCGGGCCTGAGCGAGGCGGTGGCGGTGGACGCGGGGCTGTGGCTGTCCCGGGTGGTGCGCGCGGATGGCTCCGTGTGGACGGTGGGCGCGGGCCCCCGGCCGGTGCCCGTGCCCGGGCTGGGCCGGGTGGTGTCCGTGGCCAGCGGGGGGCTCCACGCGCTGGCGGTGCGCGCCAACGGCACCGTCTGGACCTGGGAGGATGGCGGGGAGGAGGCCCGGCACCCGGTGCCGGGCCTGGACCAGGTGGTGACGGTGGCGGAGGGAATCGACCACGCGCTGGCGGTGCGCCGGGACGGCACCATCTGGGCCTGGACCCCGCCCGCCAGTGCGCTCCCGTCCGAGGGCCCGCCCCTTCCCTGA
- a CDS encoding Hint domain-containing protein: MRIGSLNPWEPLVRASQMMGVLLFTAGWSGPLRPPSDRVPHPQLVEQSRRMNALYDTQRLQHGGRRSIDLDLSDDAQHAFVLDRLQASGKTARNAPGLFHKLSQFRAHALRRARQATPAVTVTNGSSWCDHSLIVKPPAASNTGASLTYEPYVRVSCQGGAAYVYADLLVHDINREDTEGRVVASQAGEEYGGGTGFTGVGTVASVDVAPGRLLRLESLSLAMDEATGRAFISYAVEKTSLALKEVGGVTLLHPRETVPNNTRADIWMCQLRGGSDCDYAVAGYDQGLLQASPPVPQGVAASRTEAPGELNPGDLWAFSRPFEATRPYVPLRVEIQAGSLNGQPCAVDHYTHAQVRLHAPTGEACVSAGDLTRLLPVGQHTAVFNHLADVSYNLQGQRAPECSTSRLLQQPVHLTFTLAGMARCTQPDGAHTLEPFYRSQAIDARSTTAQRLLFQNSCMAEGTRIQLANGRVLPVEQVETGDKVLANRMGLILTVTDVIRGNETQDFVQLQDNAGHSVTLTQLHPVLKADGRVVAARALKVRDQVLTDKGAAMLKSVKRVPVHGKRVFNLALGTPYELREVGAQERTLFASGFVVGDKSMQELLLLPPLKPTDVMSRLPKVLHEDFANAKEP, from the coding sequence ATGAGAATCGGTTCGTTGAACCCGTGGGAGCCGCTCGTCCGGGCGTCCCAGATGATGGGTGTGCTCTTGTTCACCGCAGGGTGGAGCGGTCCGCTGCGGCCCCCCTCGGACCGGGTGCCGCACCCCCAGTTGGTGGAGCAGTCCCGGCGGATGAATGCCCTGTATGACACGCAGCGCCTCCAGCACGGCGGTCGGCGCAGCATCGACCTGGATCTCTCCGACGATGCGCAGCACGCCTTCGTCCTGGACCGGCTCCAGGCCTCGGGCAAGACCGCACGGAACGCTCCCGGACTTTTCCACAAGTTGTCCCAGTTCCGTGCGCACGCCCTCCGCCGCGCCCGGCAGGCCACCCCCGCCGTCACCGTCACGAACGGCTCCTCCTGGTGCGACCACTCCCTGATCGTGAAGCCCCCGGCCGCGTCCAACACCGGCGCCTCCCTCACGTATGAGCCCTATGTCCGGGTGAGCTGCCAGGGCGGCGCCGCCTACGTCTATGCCGATCTGCTCGTCCACGACATCAACCGCGAGGACACCGAGGGCCGCGTGGTGGCGTCCCAGGCGGGCGAGGAGTACGGCGGCGGCACCGGCTTCACCGGCGTGGGCACCGTGGCCTCCGTGGACGTGGCCCCGGGCCGGCTGCTGCGCCTGGAGTCCCTCTCCCTCGCCATGGATGAGGCCACGGGCCGGGCGTTCATCTCCTATGCGGTGGAGAAGACGTCCCTCGCCCTGAAGGAGGTGGGGGGGGTCACCCTCCTCCACCCCCGAGAGACTGTCCCGAACAACACGCGGGCCGACATCTGGATGTGCCAGCTTCGCGGAGGCTCGGACTGTGACTACGCGGTGGCCGGCTACGACCAGGGCCTCCTCCAGGCCTCCCCGCCCGTTCCCCAGGGCGTCGCCGCCTCCCGCACCGAGGCCCCTGGCGAGCTGAACCCCGGCGACCTCTGGGCGTTCTCCCGCCCCTTCGAGGCCACCCGGCCCTATGTGCCCCTGCGCGTGGAGATCCAGGCAGGCAGCCTGAACGGCCAGCCGTGCGCCGTGGACCACTACACCCATGCCCAGGTGCGGCTCCACGCCCCCACGGGCGAGGCGTGCGTGAGCGCAGGGGATCTCACCCGGCTGCTGCCCGTGGGCCAGCACACCGCCGTGTTCAACCACCTGGCGGATGTCTCCTACAACCTCCAGGGCCAGCGCGCCCCGGAGTGCTCCACGTCCCGCCTCCTCCAACAGCCGGTCCACCTCACCTTCACCCTCGCGGGCATGGCCCGGTGCACGCAGCCCGATGGCGCCCACACCCTCGAGCCGTTCTACCGCTCGCAGGCCATCGATGCGCGGTCCACCACCGCCCAGCGGCTCCTCTTCCAGAACAGCTGCATGGCCGAGGGCACCCGCATCCAGCTCGCCAACGGCCGGGTGCTTCCCGTGGAGCAGGTCGAGACCGGCGACAAGGTCCTCGCCAACCGGATGGGGCTGATTCTCACCGTCACCGACGTGATTCGCGGCAACGAGACCCAGGACTTCGTGCAGTTGCAGGACAACGCGGGCCACTCCGTCACCCTGACGCAGCTGCACCCGGTCCTCAAAGCCGACGGCAGGGTGGTGGCGGCCCGGGCCCTGAAGGTCCGTGACCAGGTGCTCACCGACAAGGGCGCCGCGATGCTCAAGTCGGTGAAGCGCGTGCCGGTCCACGGCAAGCGGGTGTTCAACCTCGCCCTGGGAACCCCCTACGAGCTGCGCGAGGTGGGGGCCCAGGAGCGCACCCTGTTCGCCAGCGGCTTCGTCGTGGGGGACAAGTCCATGCAGGAGCTGCTGCTGCTGCCGCCCCTGAAGCCCACCGACGTCATGTCCCGGCTGCCCAAGGTCCTGCACGAGGACTTCGCGAACGCGAAGGAGCCGTAG